A window of the Gossypium arboreum isolate Shixiya-1 chromosome 2, ASM2569848v2, whole genome shotgun sequence genome harbors these coding sequences:
- the LOC108467175 gene encoding probable LRR receptor-like serine/threonine-protein kinase At5g10290, giving the protein MELFLGVLLSACLLSFVSADSQGEALVALKNSLHASADQLRDWSQNLISPCTWSNVRCDPNNNVISVTLSSMNFSGTLSPKIGVLSNLTSLTLKGNGITGEIPKEFGNLSSLTSLDLESNRLTGEIPSSLGNLKNLQFLTLSKNNLSGSVPQSISGLPKLINLFLDSNDLSGEVPDLLFNIPIYNFAGNRLNCGENFPYPCVSNGNDSGTTKKSKVGIIVGVVGGILVVLLFGGLLLFLYKRRQKGYKGDVFVDVEGEVDQRIAFGQLTRFAWRELQLATDSFSEKNVLGQGGFGKVYKGVLLDNTKVAVKRLIDFESPGGDAAFQREVEMISVAVHRNLLRLIGFCTTPTERLLVYPYMPNLSVAYRLREVKPGEPVLDWPQRKRIALGAARGLEYLHGHCNPKIIHRDVKAANVLLDEDFEAVVGDFGLAKLVDVRRTDVTTQVRGTMGHIAPEYLSTGKSSERTDVFGYGIMLLELVTGQRAIDFSRLEDEDDVLLLDYVKKLEREKNLDAIVDHNLNKNYNMEDVEAMIQVALLCTQASPEDRPAMLEVVRMLEGEGLAERWEEWQHIEVTRRQEYERLQRRFDWGEDSLHNQVAIELSGGR; this is encoded by the exons ATGGAATTATTTCTTGGTGTTCTTCTATCAGCTTGCTTGCTCTCATTTGTATCTGCTGATTCACAAG GAGAGGCTTTAGTTGCATTAAAGAATTCACTCCATGCTTCAGCCGATCAGTTGAGAGATTGGAGTCAAAATCTGATTAGCCCATGCACTTGGTCAAATGTTAGGTGTGATCCTAATAATAATGTCATTTCCGT GACTTTGTCATCCATGAACTTTTCTGGCACATTGTCCCCTAAAATAGGAGTTCTGAGCAATCTTACATCACT TACATTGAAAGGAAATGGTATAACTGGTGAGATACCAAAAGAGTTTGGAAACTTGTCAAGCTTGACTAGCTTGGATTTGGAAAGTAATCGTTTAACTGGAGAAATACCTTCTTCCCTCGGTAACCTTAAAAATCTGCAGTTCTT GACGCTTAGTAAGAACAACCTTAGTGGATCTGTTCCTCAGTCGATTTCAGGTCTTCCAAAGTTGATCAATCT TTTTCTTGATTCGAATGATCTTAGTGGTGAAGTTCCAGATCTTTTGTTTAACATTCCAATTTATAA TTTTGCAGGAAACAGGTTAAATTGTGGTGAAAATTTTCCTTACCCATGTGTGTCAAATGGAAATGATTCAG GAACTACGAAGAAGTCAAAGGTTGGTATTATTGTTGGAGTTGTTGGGGGAATTTTAGTAGTTCTTCTTTTTGGTGGCTTGCTGCTTTTCCTGTACAAACGTAGACAGAAAGGCTACAAGGGCGATGTCTTTGTAGACGTTGAAG GTGAAGTTGACCAAAGAATTGCTTTTGGTCAATTGACAAGGTTTGCATGGAGGGAATTACAGTTGGCTACGGATAGCTTCAGTGAAAAGAATGTCCTTGGACAGGGAGGTTTTGGAAAGGTGTATAAAGGTGTGCTTCTCGATAACACAAAAGTTGCAGTTAAGAGATTAATTGATTTCGAAAGTCCTGGAGGAGATGCAGCTTTTCAACGTGAAGTCGAGATGATAAGTGTAGCCGTTCACAGGAATCTCTTACGGCTCATTGGCTTTTGCACAACACCAACTGAACGCCTTTTGGTCTATCCCTACATGCCGAATTTAAGTGTGGCATATCGTCTTCGGG AAGTCAAACCTGGTGAACCTGTTTTAGATTGGCCTCAAAGAAAAAGAATAGCCCTAGGTGCAGCACGTGGGCTGGAGTACCTTCATGGACATTGCAATCCAAAGATCATTCATCGAGATGTGAAGGCTGCAAATGTATTATTGGATGAAGATTTTGAAGCAGTTGTCGGTGACTTTGGCCTTGCGAAGTTGGTGGATGTGAGGCGGACAGATGTGACAACTCAAGTTCGTGGGACAATGGGACACATAGCACCCGAGTACTTGTCCACTGGGAAGTCATCAGAAAGAACGGATGTCTTTGGTTATGGGATTATGCTTCTAGAGCTTGTGACAGGTCAACGTGCAATTGATTTCTCACGCTTGGAAGATGAAGATGATGTTCTGCTTCTTGATTAT GTCAAGAAGCTGGAAAGGGAGAAAAACCTGGATGCTATCGTAGATCATAATCTTAATAAAAATTACAACATGGAGGACGTAGAGGCAATGATCCAAGTTGCATTGCTTTGCACCCAAGCCTCACCAGAGGACCGTCCGGCAATGTTGGAGGTGGTGAGGATGCTGGAAGGAGAGGGGCTAGCAGAGAGGTGGGAAGAATGGCAGCACATTGAAGTTACACGTAGGCAAGAGTACGAAAGACTGCAAAGGAGATTTGACTGGGGGGAAGACTCACTACACAACCAGGTCGCTATCGAGTTATCTGGTGGAAGATGA